A stretch of Vannielia litorea DNA encodes these proteins:
- a CDS encoding invasion associated locus B family protein, protein MTHLAPFALALALCLPCATATAQEATETAPEASGEVSNNTAFGDWIVSCEAVTTRKTACSLVQEQRLKEGGQLVARFVALPVSDGAILLAQVPMGVYLPGGAVYRFAGNEALEQREMIWQRCAENVCEAAAPLNEEELAVFAEEEALLFGFRPAAEGEPVILRVDISRFAEAVEQLRDSAG, encoded by the coding sequence ATGACCCACCTGGCCCCCTTCGCTCTCGCCCTCGCGCTCTGCCTGCCCTGCGCCACGGCCACCGCACAGGAGGCGACCGAGACCGCGCCCGAGGCCTCCGGGGAGGTCAGCAACAACACCGCCTTCGGCGACTGGATCGTGAGCTGCGAGGCCGTGACCACCCGCAAGACCGCCTGCAGCCTGGTGCAGGAACAGCGGCTCAAGGAGGGCGGCCAGCTGGTCGCCCGCTTCGTTGCCCTGCCGGTCTCCGACGGGGCGATCCTGCTCGCCCAGGTGCCGATGGGGGTCTACCTGCCGGGCGGGGCCGTCTATCGTTTCGCCGGCAACGAGGCGCTGGAGCAGCGCGAGATGATCTGGCAGCGCTGCGCCGAGAACGTCTGCGAGGCCGCCGCGCCGCTGAATGAAGAGGAGCTGGCCGTCTTCGCGGAGGAGGAGGCGCTGCTCTTTGGCTTCCGCCCCGCCGCCGAGGGCGAGCCGGTGATCCTGCGTGTCGACATCAGCCGCTTCGCCGAAGCGGTCGAACAGCTGCGCGACAGCGCGGGCTGA